A DNA window from Bacilli bacterium PM5-9 contains the following coding sequences:
- a CDS encoding recombination protein U (product_source=KO:K03700; cath_funfam=3.40.1350.10; cog=COG3331; ko=KO:K03700; pfam=PF03838; superfamily=52980; tigrfam=TIGR00648): protein MIKYPNKKSIDTIQPKNKNSSNRGMSLEKDLDSTNKYYLHSNKANIHKKPTPIQIVKVDYPNRQAAKITEAYFKLPSTTDYNGVYKGYYLDFEAKETRNKTKFIHANIHKHQVEHLESVINHGGIAFFIIKFTTYDEVYLLSAQIVINSIKSGEKSLSYDIISTTGFLIKQGYNPRIDYLEAVDKIINSR, encoded by the coding sequence ATGATAAAATATCCAAATAAAAAAAGTATTGATACTATTCAACCTAAAAATAAAAATAGTTCTAATCGAGGAATGTCATTAGAAAAAGATTTAGATTCGACAAATAAATACTATTTACATTCAAATAAAGCCAATATTCACAAAAAACCAACACCTATTCAAATAGTAAAAGTTGATTATCCAAATCGACAAGCGGCTAAGATAACTGAAGCTTATTTTAAATTGCCATCAACTACAGATTACAATGGTGTATATAAAGGATATTATCTTGATTTTGAAGCAAAAGAAACAAGAAATAAAACTAAGTTTATCCACGCAAATATTCATAAACATCAAGTTGAACATTTAGAAAGTGTTATTAATCATGGTGGAATAGCCTTTTTTATAATTAAATTTACTACTTATGATGAAGTCTATCTTTTGAGTGCACAAATTGTGATTAACTCCATAAAAAGTGGTGAAAAATCACTTAGCTATGATATAATAAGCACTACTGGTTTTCTAATTAAGCAAGGATATAATCCTCGCATTGACTATTTAGAAGCAGTTGATAAAATTATAAATTCGAGGTGA
- a CDS encoding DivIVA domain-containing protein (product_source=TIGR03544; cog=COG3599; pfam=PF05103; superfamily=47240; tigrfam=TIGR03544), with amino-acid sequence MEQLKLNSEVILDKEFDVDIKGYSAKQVDMFLDIVYEDYLLFEKIVNEHLEHIKSLQERNENLVKELEATLKNQVVSNEMVQTEQINTIDILKRLSKLEQEVYNQK; translated from the coding sequence ATGGAACAACTTAAATTAAATAGTGAAGTTATTTTAGACAAAGAATTTGATGTTGATATCAAAGGGTATAGTGCTAAACAAGTTGATATGTTTTTAGATATTGTTTATGAGGACTATCTTTTATTTGAGAAAATAGTTAATGAACATTTAGAACATATTAAATCATTACAAGAAAGAAATGAGAATTTAGTAAAAGAGTTAGAAGCAACTTTAAAAAATCAAGTAGTATCAAATGAAATGGTACAAACTGAACAAATTAATACTATTGATATTTTAAAAAGGTTATCTAAATTAGAACAAGAAGTTTATAATCAAAAATAA
- a CDS encoding magnesium transporter (product_source=KO:K03284; cath_funfam=1.20.58.340,3.30.460.20; cog=COG0598; ko=KO:K03284; pfam=PF01544; superfamily=143865,144083; transmembrane_helix_parts=Inside_1_253,TMhelix_254_274,Outside_275_283,TMhelix_284_306,Inside_307_312) — protein MLTIFRNNGIKLDTIEQIEPDCWIHLEEPTKEEMMNVFKKTQCHYDFLSAPLDLEEMPRIEREDDQFLIVVNVVNESFDDDLNLYYDTIPLGIVILDDYIITIAPQSVSCINNLVNRNIRIVSTLRKNKLMIQIMYYMAQEYLKALQKIDKISLDIEKTMKTSPNNKAIVELLSLEKTLVYFKSALRSNESVLKKINRFQWVHRFEDDSDLLEDTLIEINQATDMTDINISIIIGLREAFASLISNNLNNTMKILASITILLTVPTMIYSFYGINLDLKVLPAIFQSTEFVGLFSVFVTVILYIILKRKNML, from the coding sequence ATGCTTACAATTTTTAGAAACAATGGAATTAAATTAGATACTATTGAACAAATTGAACCAGATTGCTGGATTCATTTAGAAGAACCAACTAAAGAAGAAATGATGAATGTTTTTAAGAAAACGCAATGCCATTACGACTTTTTAAGTGCGCCTTTAGATTTAGAGGAAATGCCAAGAATTGAGCGTGAAGATGATCAGTTCTTAATTGTTGTAAACGTTGTTAATGAATCATTTGATGATGACTTAAATTTATATTATGATACTATTCCATTAGGAATTGTAATTTTGGATGATTATATTATTACGATAGCTCCACAAAGTGTTAGCTGTATTAATAATCTAGTGAATCGAAACATTAGAATTGTATCAACGCTAAGAAAAAATAAATTAATGATTCAAATAATGTATTATATGGCACAAGAGTATTTAAAAGCATTGCAAAAAATTGATAAAATTTCTTTAGACATTGAAAAAACTATGAAAACTTCTCCAAATAATAAAGCTATTGTTGAATTATTGTCATTAGAGAAAACTCTAGTTTATTTTAAATCGGCTTTAAGGTCTAATGAGAGTGTTTTGAAAAAGATTAATAGATTTCAATGGGTTCATCGTTTTGAAGATGATAGTGATCTTTTAGAAGATACACTAATTGAAATTAACCAGGCAACTGATATGACTGATATTAATATTAGTATCATTATTGGGCTTCGTGAAGCTTTTGCTAGTTTAATATCAAATAACTTGAATAATACTATGAAAATACTTGCTAGTATTACAATTCTTTTAACTGTTCCAACGATGATTTATAGTTTTTATGGAATAAATTTAGATTTAAAAGTATTGCCAGCAATATTTCAATCAACTGAATTTGTCGGTTTGTTTTCAGTGTTTGTAACGGTAATTTTATATATAATATTAAAAAGAAAGAATATGCTTTAA
- a CDS encoding transcriptional regulator with XRE-family HTH domain (product_source=COG1396; cath_funfam=1.10.260.40,1.10.286.10; cog=COG1396; pfam=PF13413; superfamily=47413,56399; transmembrane_helix_parts=Outside_1_360,TMhelix_361_379,Inside_380_383): MNSVGNLLKEQRESRGLTIDDVVNGTKIQKIYVDAIEKGDFSFFQNQEFYQQVFVGSYADFLGLNKNELLVNLQEDAKNYVVQPKEPVQATPQMDPGKVKKYLQDYDVKSMEVDPAVESVEVNNEIREEQTQPEVTNDEINQLIDEINQSVEVDLNEYFEPEVSNNTIEDNLNVNETSATDIEPLLNSSILEDIQKINDEAPSDNDELADVDMPTIHENPDNNFFNQTKDDKFDSTAVIDLTSGIEIETVSKEEDEPIFKPQATETKITDEIVDEPLIVEQPTQKETITNDRPSFSIEEITKQDDSILATLEKDLQSSNLNMEDPSKTSMDLKIAKALGDSKVAVDEKDEKKIKRDKVIDYLLAIIIIALVCYLGFLFWKQFI, from the coding sequence ATGAATAGTGTGGGAAATTTACTGAAAGAGCAGCGTGAATCTCGTGGTTTAACAATTGATGATGTTGTAAATGGAACAAAAATACAAAAAATATATGTTGATGCGATAGAGAAAGGTGATTTCTCGTTTTTTCAAAATCAAGAATTCTATCAACAAGTTTTTGTAGGAAGTTATGCTGATTTTTTAGGTTTAAATAAAAACGAACTTTTAGTTAATCTTCAAGAAGATGCTAAAAATTATGTTGTTCAACCAAAAGAACCAGTTCAAGCAACTCCACAAATGGATCCTGGTAAAGTAAAAAAATACTTACAAGATTATGATGTTAAATCAATGGAAGTTGATCCTGCTGTTGAAAGTGTTGAAGTAAATAATGAAATAAGAGAAGAACAAACTCAACCAGAGGTAACAAATGATGAAATTAATCAATTAATTGATGAAATTAATCAAAGTGTTGAAGTTGATTTAAATGAGTACTTTGAGCCAGAAGTTTCAAATAATACTATTGAAGATAATTTAAATGTAAATGAAACTAGTGCTACAGATATTGAGCCATTATTAAATAGTTCGATTTTAGAAGATATTCAAAAAATTAATGATGAAGCACCTAGTGATAATGATGAACTTGCAGATGTTGATATGCCAACTATTCATGAAAATCCAGATAATAATTTCTTTAATCAAACTAAAGATGATAAATTTGATTCAACTGCTGTTATTGATTTAACAAGTGGAATTGAAATTGAAACTGTTTCTAAAGAAGAAGATGAACCAATTTTCAAACCACAAGCAACTGAAACAAAAATAACTGATGAAATAGTTGATGAACCACTTATTGTTGAACAACCTACTCAAAAAGAAACAATTACTAATGATAGACCAAGTTTCAGTATTGAGGAAATAACAAAACAAGATGATAGCATTTTAGCTACACTTGAAAAAGATTTGCAATCTTCTAATTTGAATATGGAAGACCCATCAAAAACATCTATGGATTTAAAAATTGCAAAAGCTTTAGGCGATAGCAAGGTAGCTGTTGATGAAAAGGATGAGAAGAAAATTAAGCGTGATAAAGTAATTGATTACTTATTAGCGATTATCATAATAGCACTAGTTTGTTATTTAGGATTCTTATTCTGGAAGCAATTTATTTAA
- a CDS encoding CDP-diacylglycerol--glycerol-3-phosphate 3-phosphatidyltransferase (product_source=KO:K00995; cog=COG0558; ko=KO:K00995; pfam=PF01066; superfamily=81648; tigrfam=TIGR00560; transmembrane_helix_parts=Outside_1_9,TMhelix_10_29,Inside_30_35,TMhelix_36_58,Outside_59_92,TMhelix_93_115,Inside_116_135,TMhelix_136_158,Outside_159_167,TMhelix_168_187,Inside_188_195), whose translation MKINTATKITIFRIFLIPLILVILLFPYHDYEINTTINLFGIEMYLPYFASLIVFAIASLSDALDGYIARSTNTITNLGKFLDPVADKLLVDSVLIYLVSSNHLPVILVIIMISRDIMVDTLRLLCVENNVVVAASIYGKLKTVFQMVMICLILLFALPNVELAKPLTYLAYLTTLLSVVSGIDYFIKNINLLKK comes from the coding sequence ATGAAAATTAATACAGCAACTAAAATAACTATTTTTAGAATTTTTTTAATACCACTTATTTTAGTAATATTATTGTTTCCTTATCATGATTATGAAATAAATACAACGATTAATTTGTTTGGAATAGAAATGTACCTACCATATTTTGCATCATTAATTGTCTTTGCGATTGCATCATTATCTGATGCTCTTGATGGTTATATTGCACGTTCAACTAATACGATTACAAATTTAGGGAAGTTTCTAGATCCAGTAGCTGATAAATTATTAGTCGATTCAGTATTAATTTATTTAGTTTCTAGTAATCATCTTCCAGTGATTCTAGTTATTATAATGATATCTAGAGATATTATGGTTGATACTTTAAGGTTGTTATGTGTTGAAAATAATGTTGTTGTGGCAGCAAGTATTTATGGTAAATTAAAAACAGTTTTTCAAATGGTGATGATTTGTTTAATATTATTGTTTGCTTTACCAAATGTTGAATTAGCAAAACCATTAACTTATCTAGCTTATTTAACAACTTTATTATCAGTTGTATCAGGGATAGATTATTTTATCAAAAATATTAATTTATTAAAAAAATAG
- a CDS encoding recombination protein RecA (product_source=KO:K03553; cath_funfam=3.40.50.300; cog=COG0468; ko=KO:K03553; pfam=PF00154; smart=SM00382; superfamily=52540,54752; tigrfam=TIGR02012) gives MAKEKEIDAKLEASLKQIKKQYGEGSIMVLGDRAHVDIGVIPSGSLTLDLALGIGGYPQGRIVEIYGPESSGKTTFSLHAIAEVQKQGKKAAFIDAEHAIDPVYAKNLGVNVDELILSQPDSGEQALEIAEILVSSQAIDLIVVDSVAALVPQAELDGEMSDATIGLQARLMSKAMRKLSGLLNKSECTIIFINQLREKIGIMFGNPETTPGGRALKFYSSVRLEVRRSEAIKNGTDIIGNRTNIKVVKNKVAPPFKTAQVDIMYGEGISKTGELVDVGTELEIIDKSGAWYSYEGEKIGQGRENVKKYLTEHPEFQQMLSDKIREKLMNNDDKE, from the coding sequence ATGGCAAAAGAAAAAGAAATAGATGCTAAATTAGAAGCATCATTAAAACAAATAAAAAAGCAATATGGTGAAGGATCAATTATGGTGCTTGGAGATAGAGCACATGTTGATATTGGAGTAATTCCAAGTGGTTCTTTAACACTTGACTTAGCATTAGGAATAGGTGGATATCCTCAAGGAAGAATTGTGGAAATCTATGGTCCAGAATCAAGTGGGAAAACAACATTTAGTTTACATGCGATTGCTGAAGTTCAAAAACAAGGGAAAAAAGCTGCATTTATTGATGCAGAACACGCAATAGATCCAGTTTATGCAAAAAACTTAGGTGTTAATGTTGATGAGCTAATTTTATCGCAACCTGATAGTGGTGAGCAGGCTTTAGAGATTGCTGAAATCTTAGTAAGCTCACAAGCAATTGATTTGATTGTTGTTGACTCTGTAGCAGCTCTTGTGCCTCAAGCAGAATTAGATGGAGAAATGAGCGATGCAACAATAGGACTTCAAGCTCGATTAATGTCAAAGGCAATGAGAAAATTAAGCGGTTTATTAAATAAATCAGAATGCACAATTATCTTTATCAACCAATTAAGAGAAAAAATTGGGATTATGTTTGGAAACCCAGAAACAACTCCTGGTGGACGTGCTTTAAAATTCTATTCTTCTGTTCGATTAGAAGTTAGAAGAAGTGAAGCAATAAAAAATGGTACTGATATAATTGGAAATCGTACTAATATTAAAGTTGTTAAAAATAAAGTTGCACCTCCATTCAAAACTGCACAAGTTGATATTATGTATGGTGAGGGAATTTCAAAAACTGGTGAGCTTGTTGATGTTGGAACAGAATTAGAAATAATTGACAAGTCAGGTGCTTGGTATTCTTATGAAGGTGAAAAAATTGGTCAGGGACGTGAAAATGTTAAAAAATATTTAACTGAACATCCTGAGTTTCAACAAATGTTAAGTGATAAAATCAGAGAAAAACTAATGAACAATGATGATAAAGAATAA